ATAATtctaataataatggagaaaatgCTTTTTATTAAGAAGTTCTTCAGGCATTAATTACTCTACTGAAGAGGTATTAACTGTAGGATATAATGTGCTTACCAAGAATATAACATAATGGTTCAGAATATGGGGAAGAGGATTAAGAGTGATGGATAGTTGTATTTACTCTTCAGCACCCAATTTTGGGGTCCTTTGTCtacatagttttttttaaatgtctgggtTTCAAAATTAGTTATCAACAGAATATTAAAGATTCCTAGAGTTGAAACATTTTGAAACTTATTTAACACCTGCAGATTATTAAAAGTGGATGTTTAATTCTCAGGAGGACTTTTAAGTGGGAGAAGGAAGAGAGCTTCCATAAGCTCTTTCAATTTTGAACGCATTcacacaatatataaaatatcaacacttaaaaaaattaaataaattaataactgGGTGAACATGAGGGAATTGATGGAGCCACTAGCACTCCATAAGAAGTTGGGGAGCAGCATCAAGTTTGATGATGAATTGAAAATAGTTGTTTTCCTCTAACATATTGAAATGAGTAATTTAAAAGCTATCTTTAAAAACAGATACACTAGTTTGAGAAGCCAGAAAGCAcctaggaaaagaagagaaaatgagtaaTTTTACTTCATAAATATAAACTGTGAAGTTTTCAGTTTAATAAAGGTGcttgagaatgaaaaaaaaatgcattccctgattttgttgtttggttacttttttttttttaaccgttTTACCCTGTTACTTTTATGATAGAGGCAGAAGTCCTGGTGAagacagtaaaaataaaaaacatttttgggAGGGTGTACATTTCAAAACTAATCCAGTTTCCATATATAAGAGAACTAGGAAAAGTTTTAAATGAAGGCACTTGACAAGCAAAGCCCTGTAATGCTGTTGGGAGGAATATGAACTGGCATAACCCCCCTGGAAGGCAATCAGGCCATTTGTAGCCGCAAACCTCAATGCTCATTTGATGCAGAAATTTCACTTCTAGTTATCTAGTATCAGGGAATTATAGTCAGAGAAGAAATTTGTAGAATGCTCTTTgcatcattatttatttcttgtaaaGAAAATATCTTAGCTATCACTTGTAAAGGACCGGAATTAAGTTGTGCTACATCGATATGACAATAAGATACAGTAATCaaattacatttgaaaaatatttatagtcCAGAGAAGAGTGCTTATTCTATAATGCTGAGTGGAAAAAGATCAATATCAAAAGATCCCAAATTTGTTAAACATACTAAATTTATATccgtatagaaaaaaaaaaaagactagaaggaCATAGATAAAAATGCTCACTGTGGTAATGCGGagtgatttatatttttcttttccttttaggtTGAGTATATATTACTTAATAAAATGTGTTATATATCTAAAAGTATGATagtgtagtgtgtgtgtgcacgcactcacacatacacaaggGTATGGTAAGGAAGAGGCAAAATGAAGTGTTGGAATACAACAGGATTTATCCTTTAGGATTATTGAGTTTACAGGTAGGTGGGTATTATTCACAAGTTCCTCTCCTCACGTACCTACTTCTATTCGGAGACCTTCAGTTCAGGTGTTAGCAGGTGGCCCAGAAAGGAAGAACTGTGTAATGGCAGAGGGTCCAAACTGGAGGCGGCCCCTCACTATGGTCCTGCTTCAACCTCAAAATCTCCATTGCACCTTTTGCAGAGCGGAAGAATGCATCTCCTCCTTTGACTTTTTGCTTCACCTGTGCCTAAATGCGATAGAATGAAAGCTATCTTCTCTACCTacagtaaaaaattttaaagtgagcGCTCAGGCGGCGCTGCGTCTTCCCAGCGACGGGGAAGACCTGGTCCTTTCTCCCGAGGCGACACGGGGAGGCACCTGCGGGCTCGAGGCGCGCAAGACCCTCAGCATGCCCATGAGTGTCTTGGAGCAGGGGCCCGAGCTACCCGACCTACCTCCGGGTTCAAGCATCTGGCTCCTAGAAGGACGCGAAAAGGGTTCCTGATTCTGCGCATAAGGGGAGGGAGAATGAAGTCATTTCTCAAGAGTCGCCTGTTCCCTCGACTCCCCGTCCCTCCTCCTCCTTGTCCTTCCGTTTGACCACAAGCCTAAAGGAACCGGACAAGAGATCCGGAGCTCCGTGGCCTCCCAGGAGGTCCCGCACCATGCACCCCTCGTGGGTCTCTGCTCCAGGATCTCTCTAAGGGCGCGAGTAGCAGCCGAGCGCCTGCTGGGGAAGGCATGACACCGACTCTTGAGGATTAAGGAAAAAAACTAGGAATGTCTATTTTAttgcttctattaaaaaaaaaaaaggtaaagaggAGAGATGGGACTCCGTAGAAGTCCCTGGAGTCTGCCGTTAGTGGAGAGGGTTAGCTGCCCACCCACCCGGCCTGCCGAAGCTGCTTTTGGGCGGGAGCCTTGATGACCCAAAGGCGTTCTAACTCATTCTAATGATccccgcccgccgctgccccaaACCACCGAGAGCGGTCCCGTGTTTACTAAGTACACGGCTGCCGCTCTTCTCAGGGCTATGGGGATTTTAACCCCGAACCAAGCACCAGAAAGCCAGAGGTTCTGTCTTGGAGCAGCCCTCCAGGCCTTTCCGCCGCATCCTGCGGGTCCTGAAACACCCCCAGCCCCGCGCgcccaggggagggaggggcagactCCTCCATCCCGTCCCGACTCAGCGGGTTTCCTCCTTCTCGCAGCTCTCCAAGAGCTCGGTCATGAAGGAAATGTAGACGATAGCCAGGCGTAGGGTCTCGATCCTGGACAGCCTCTTCTCGTAAGCAAAAGTGGGCACCTTTCTCCGCAGCTGGTCGAAGGCCTCGTTGAGGTTGAACATCCGCTTCCTCTCGCGGATGTTGGCGGCCTGGCGCTGGGCGTAGGTGATCACCCTTTTCCTCTTCGGGCGGCCCAGCAGGGAGGCACCTCTCCCTTGCtcctcatcctcctcctcctcctccccgtcGTCTCCTTCGCCCTCCTCGTCTGGATCCTCCTCAAAGCACGCCAGCCTCCTGGGTCTTCCCTCTCGGAGCACAAGGTCTCGGTCACCAAAGGGGACCCCGGGCGCGAAGTCGCAGAGGAGAGGATGCCCCGGCGAGGCCAGGGACAGGTCTGCAACGAAGCCCAGCACGGTGGCATCCACGCAGCTCTCCGGATAGGCCTCCATCGCGTCGGC
This is a stretch of genomic DNA from Manis pentadactyla isolate mManPen7 chromosome 7, mManPen7.hap1, whole genome shotgun sequence. It encodes these proteins:
- the FERD3L gene encoding fer3-like protein, with product MEAYPESCVDATVLGFVADLSLASPGHPLLCDFAPGVPFGDRDLVLREGRPRRLACFEEDPDEEGEGDDGEEEEEDEEQGRGASLLGRPKRKRVITYAQRQAANIRERKRMFNLNEAFDQLRRKVPTFAYEKRLSRIETLRLAIVYISFMTELLESCEKEETR